In Porites lutea chromosome 1, jaPorLute2.1, whole genome shotgun sequence, a single genomic region encodes these proteins:
- the LOC140939012 gene encoding tetratricopeptide repeat protein 28-like, with amino-acid sequence MFQEGCSYKNLGETLMRSGSLDEAVVHFRFSVKTFQTIRKSFISEDAWKISFRKFFECSYRHLSRCLIALQKTDEALYAAERGRAEALLDALKIKYGFTSLSPISNETEEDFAYISRNISVLTTFIALDNGEISWWVLGKKTKAIFTQAVLLKSGSAKEDPFDALLKTSLKKIGAGRDVKCENRSLDLLRDKSTSSTKEDDKLSIPSHENIDWLQPLHDIVFGPIEDLLDGDELVVVPDGALCLAPWTALSGTLRIRISPSLTSLKVIRDSSSEYHSKTGALLVGDPCLRKVTDKWDKPVYEQLEFAKKEVEMIGKLFNSQPLTGEAATKEEVLRRIDSVALIHIAAHGGKETGEIALAPNPGRQSKTRIPTEEDYMLKMSDLQAIKLTARLVVLSCCHSGQGEVSSEGVVGMARAFLFAGARSVLASLWAIDDEATMVFMECFYQHLRVGESASTALQKAMKCLRDSDDFSAPKYWAPFVLIGDDVTIEFDVNR; translated from the coding sequence ATGTTCCAAGAAGGATGTTCCTATAAAAACTTGGGTGAAACTCTTATGCGGTCAGGTTCTTTGGATGAGGCTGTAGTTCATTTCAGATTCAGCGTAAAAACGTTCCAGACCATTAGGAAAAGTTTCATTTCGGAAGATGCATGGAAAATAAGTTTTCGTAAGTTTTTCGAATGCAGCTATCGCCATTTATCTCGATGTCTTATAGCGCTTCAAAAGACGGATGAAGCTTTGTACGCGGCAGAACGGGGACGAGCAGAGGCTTTGCTAGATGCCTTGAAAATAAAGTATGGCTTTACATCCCTTTCGCCCATCTCAAATGAAACTGAGGAAGATTTTGCATACATTTCAAGGAACATATCTGTTTTGACAACGTTTATTGCATTGGACAATGGAGAAATAAGCTGGTGGGTACTGGGAAAGAAAACCAAGGCTATTTTTACGCAAGCAGTATTACTAAAAAGTGGAAGTGCAAAGGAAGATCCGTTTGATGCACTTTTAAAaacttcattgaaaaaaattggggCTGGCAGAGATGTTAAGTGCGAGAATCGGTCACTTGATCTTTTACGCGATAAGTCAACTTCCAGTACTAAGGAAGATGACAAACTGTCGATTCCATCGCACGAGAATATCGACTGGTTACAGCCATTGCATGATATAGTTTTTGGTCCCATTGAAGACTTACTTGATGGCGATGAACTGGTTGTAGTCCCTGATGGTGCTTTGTGTTTAGCTCCTTGGACAGCCCTAAGTGGAACTTTAAGGATCCGTATTAGTCCCTCACTGACAAGTTTGAAAGTAATAAGAGATTCTTCAAGTGAATACCACAGTAAAACTGGCGCCCTACTTGTTGGAGATCCATGTCTGAGGAAAGTTACAGATAAATGGGATAAACCCGTTTATGAGCAGCTGGAGTTCGCAAAAAAAGAAGTGGAGATGATTGGAAAACTTTTTAACAGCCAACCACTCACAGGAGAAGCTGCAACCAAAGAAGAGGTGCTTCGGAGAATAGATTCAGTCGCTTTAATTCACATTGCAGCACACGGAGGAAAGGAAACTGGTGAAATTGCTTTGGCTCCCAACCCCGGGCGGCAGTCCAAGACTCGTATCCCTACGGAAGAGGACTACATGTTGAAAATGTCTGATTTACAGGCCATTAAGCTGACAGCGAGGCTAGTTGTGCTTAGTTGCTGCCATAGTGGTCAAGGAGAGGTCTCTTCTGAGGGTGTGGTCGGTATGGCAAGGGCTTTCTTGTTtgctggtgctcgttctgtACTGGCGTCACTCTGGGCAATTGATGATGAAGCCACAATGGTGTTTATGGAATGTTTCTACCAACACCTGAGAGTTGGAGAAAGTGCTAGTACTGCTCTGCAGAAGGCCATGAAATGCCTTCGAGATTCGGACGACTTTTCTGCCCCAAAGTACTGGGCTCCATTTGTGCTGATTGGCGATGACGTCACgattgaatttgatgtaaaccGTTGA